A genome region from Cardiocondyla obscurior isolate alpha-2009 linkage group LG14, Cobs3.1, whole genome shotgun sequence includes the following:
- the LOC139108001 gene encoding cysteine-rich PDZ-binding protein gives MVCEKCEKKLGKVITPDPWKSGARNTTESGGRKVGENKALSAGKARFNPYTTKFEICRICRQKVHQVGSHYCQSCAYKKAICSMCGKKLMSTKNYKQSAT, from the coding sequence ATGGTTTgtgaaaaatgtgaaaagaaATTAGGCAAAGTTATCACTCCTGATCCTTGGAAATCAGGTGCAAGAAACACAACGGAAAGCGGAGGTCGTAAAGTTGGTGAGAACAAAGCTCTTTCTGCAGGAAAAGCAAGATTTAATCCATATACCACAAAATTTGAGATCTGTAGAATATGTAGACAGAAAGTTCATCAAGTGGGATCGCATTATTGCCAATCCTGTGCATACAAGAAAGCCATTTGTTCTATGTGTGGTAAAAAACTGATGAGTACAAAGAATTATAAGCAATCTgctacataa